From Glycine max cultivar Williams 82 chromosome 11, Glycine_max_v4.0, whole genome shotgun sequence, the proteins below share one genomic window:
- the GSTU43 gene encoding tau class glutathione S-transferase: MAEANVVLLDFWPSSYGMRVKIALAEKGISYECKQEDLEARSSLLLEMNPVHKMIPVLIHNGKPICESLNIVQYIDETWNHKPSSLLPSDPYKRSQARFWGDYIDKNVYNAVKRVWTGKGKEQEEFKKQFIQCLKTLEYELGDKPYFGGEDFGYVDVALVPFTSWFYTVETCGKLSIEKECPKLMAWAKRCMEKESVATPLPHPHQIYAFAMQYKQRHGLE; the protein is encoded by the exons ATGGCAGAGGCTAATGTAGTGCTGTTGGATTTCTGGCCAAGCTCTTATGGAATGAGAGTGAAAATCGCTTTGGCAGAGAAGGGAATCTCATATGAGTGCAAGCAAGAAGACTTGGAAGCTAGAAGCTCTCTGCTTTTAGAGATGAACCCGGTTCACAAAATGATACCAGTTTTGATTCATAATGGAAAACCCATCTGCGAATCACTCAACATTGTTCAGTACATTGATGAGACATGGAACCACAAACCTTCTTCTCTCCTTCCATCTGATCCTTACAAACGATCCCAAGCCAGGTTTTGGGGCGATTACATTGACAAAAAT GTATACAATGCTGTGAAGAGGGTATGGACAGGGAAGGGTAAAGAACAAGAAGAGTTCaagaaacaatttatacaatgCTTGAAGACCTTGGAATATGAACTTGGAGACAAGCCATATTTTGGTGGTGAGGACTTTGGGTATGTGGATGTGGCTCTTGTTCCCTTCACTAGCTGGTTTTACACGGTTGAGACTTGTGGGAAACTAAGCATTGAGAAAGAGTGTCCCAAACTCATGGCTTGGGCCAAGAGGTGCATGGAAAAAGAGAGTGTGGCCACGCCACTCCCTCACCCTCACCAGATCTATGCCTTTGCAATGCAATATAAACAGAGACATGGACTTGAGTAG